In Rhodothermales bacterium, the DNA window AGGCGCGGACCGAGGAGTTCGCCCAGAGCATCCGCCGCGAGTCCGGGCTGTGTATGAAAGAGACCTACTACGAGGTCGGCCGCGCCCAGGACGTGCTCCAGTTCGCCGCCATGGAGGCGCTGCGAGACGACGGGCAGGTGTTTTCCTGCGACATCACGCCGCTGGGCAAGCCGCGCAAGATCTTTACCCTGCGCGAGCCGCTGCGGCTGATTTTCGGCATCACGCCGTTTAATCATCCGCTCAACCAGGTGGCGCACAAAATCGCCCCGGCCATCGCCGCCGGCGCGCCGATCCTCCTCAAGCCCTCCGAAAAAACCCCGCTCACGGCCCTCAAATTCGCCGAGCTACTCTACGAGGCCGGCGTGCCTGGCTGGATGTTGAGTGTGTTTGTGGGGACGATCGAGGAAGTGGTCGAACCCATGATCCGCGACGAACGTATCGAGCTGGTGACGTTCACGGGCGGGACAGCCGTCGGAAAGCGGATCGCGTCCATCGCCGGCTATAAGAAGCTCTGCCTGGAGCTGGGCGGCAACTCGCCCCTGATTATTCTGGATGACGCCGACCTCGACCTCGCCGTGTCCCTCGCCGCCGAGGGCAGCTACCGGAATTCCGGCCAGCGCTGCACGGCCGTCAAGCGGATTCTGGTGCAGGATGGGATTCTGGAGGCATTCACCAAGGCGTTTGTTGAGAAATCCCGCTCCTACATCGCCGGCGACCCGGCGGACCCGAAGACGGTGGTGGGGACGGTGATCGACGAGGCCGCCGCGAAGACGCTCGAACGCCGCGTCCACCAGGCCGTGGCCGAGGGCGCACGCGTGCTGCTGGGCGGCAAACGCACCGGCGCGCTGCTCGAGCCGACCGTCATCGCCGACGTCCCACGGACGACCGAGATGGTCTGCAAGGAGTCCTTCGGCCCACTGGCGCCGATTCTCTCCGTGCGCGACATTGACGACGCCATCGCCCTGGCAAACAGCTCGGATTTCGGGCTGTCGACGGGGATCGTGACCTCCAACCTGGACCATGCCCTTAAGGCCGTCAAGGGCATCCGCACCGGCACGGTGAACGTGAACCAGGTGCCGGGGTACCGGATCGAGCTGTCGCCTTTTGGCGGCGTGAAGGATTCCGGCCTGGGCGTCAAGGAGGGGGTTCAGGAATCCATCAAATACATGACCACGGTCAAAACCTTTTCGCTGCCCTGGTAAGGGCCTGCCATGCCAACATCCAACACACCCGAGAAGGGCCGCGACGAACGCGGTAAGTTACTGTTTACGCCGGGCCCGCTCACCACGAGCCGGACGGTGAAAGACGCCATGCGAGTCGACCTCGGCTCGCGCGACGCGACGTTCCTTGAGGTCGTCCGCTCCATCCGCCGGCGCCTGCTGGCGATCGACGGGCTCTCCCAGGAGGCCGGCTACGAGGCCGTGCTCGTCCAGGGGAGCGGGACGTTCGGGCTCGAGTCGGTCGTGGGATCGGTCGTGCCAGCGACCGGCAAACTGCTCGTAGTGGTGAACGGCGCATATGGCGCCCGCATCGCCCACATGGCGCGGGTGCTGAAGATCGCGACAGAGGAGCAGACCTGCGCCGAAAACGAAACGCCCGACCTGGCCGATCTGGAGCGCAGGTTAACCGCCGACCCATCCATCACCCACGTGTTCGTCGTGCAATGCGAGACGACGACGGGAATCCTTAATCCGACGCGCGAGATCGGGGAGATCGTCAAACGCCACGGGAAGGTCTACTGCGTGGATGCAATGAGCAGCTTCGGGGCGATTCCGGCGCAGATGGCGGCGTCGCACGTCGACTTCCTGGTGTCGTCCGCCAACAAGTGCATCGAGGGGGTGCCGGGGTTTGCGTTTGTGTTGGCGCGGCGCGAGGCGCTGCTGGCGATCGCCGGCAACGCTCGCAGCCTCAGTCTGGACCTCCTCGCCCAGTGGAAGGGGCTGGAGCAAAATGGCCAGTTCCGCTTCACCCCGCCGACCCATGCGCTGCTGGCCTTCCACCAGGCGCTGGTCGAGCTGGAGGCGGAGGGCGGCGCCGCGGCCCGCGGGGCGCGGTATGCGAACAACCACCGGGTGCTGGCGGAGGAGATGGGCCGGCTCGGGTTCACGCCGTACCTGCCGGCCGATCGGCAGAGCTTCATCATCACCTCGTATTATTATCCGGAAGATCCGCAGTTCGACTTTGAGGCGTTTTACAGCCGGCTGAGCGATCTCGACTACGTCATCTACCCGGGAAAATTGAGCAAGGCGGATTGCTTCCGGATCGGCAACATCGGTCAGATCTTTCCGGACGACATCCGGGGGCTGGCGGCGGCCATAGCCGAGACGCTCGAAGCCATGGGCGTCGCGGCTCTCGCGAGGTGACCGCCTGGGTGATACGCACGATGAACTCCGCTCCGAAGGCGACCTGAACCTGTCGCCCCACCGCCAGGACTGGCAGCGGGTGCACAACGATGCCGAGACCGCCCGTCTGCTGGCGGAGGACGCGAAGTACTTCCTGCACCAGTCGCTCTCGACGCCCTGCCTCAACGTGCTCGAGGCCTGCGAGGGGAGTTATTTGATTGACAGGCAGGGCCGGCGGATCCTCGACTTCCACGGCAACTGGGTGCATCAGGTCGGTTTCCGCCATCCCCGCGTGATGCAGGCCATCGTCGACCAGCTCCAGACCTTGCCGTTCTGCACCCGCCGGTACACCAACGAAGTGGCCGTCCGGCTCGCGAAGAAACTGACCGAGCTCGCCCCTGGCGACCTCAACAAAGTGCTCTTCGCCCCCGGCGGCGCTGAGGCCATGAGCATGGCCCTCAAGCTGGCGCGGTCCGTCACCGGCCGGCACAAGACGATTTCCATGTGGGATGCCTTCCACGGGGCCACGCTGGATGCGATCTCGATCGGCGGAGAGGCCATTTTTCGGAAGGATATCGGTCCGCTCATGCCCGGGACAGAACACGTCCCGCCGCCGAACCCGGCGGATTGCCCGTGGGATTGTGGGGGGACGTGCCGGCTGAAGTGCGCGGACTACATCGACTACGTCCTCGCCAAGGAAGGCGATGTGGCGGCCGTTATTGCTGAGACGGTGCGGAGTACGCCGTACATCCCTCCGGTCGCCTACTGGCAGAAGGTTAGGGCCGCGTGTGACCGTCACGGCGCGCTCCTCATCCTCGACGAAATCCCCCATGCCCTCGGGCGTACGGGGAAGATGTTCACGGTGGAGCACTACGGCATCGTGCCGGACATGCTGGTGATTGGCAAGGGACTCGGCGGGGCGGTGTTTCCGCTGGCGGCGCTGCTGACGCGCGAGCGGTTCGACGTGGCCGGCGAACGTGCCCTGGGCCACTTCACCCACGAAAAAAACCCCGTCGCCTGCGCGGCCGCACTGGCCACCATCGAGGTGATCGAGGAGGAAGGGCTGCTGGAGCAGAGCCGGCTGAAAGGGAACTACGCCCTCGAACGGCTGCTGGCCATGCGCGAACGGTATCCGCTGATCGGCGACGTGCGCGGGCTGGGGCTGATGCTGGGCGTCGACCTCGTCCGCCCCGATGGCTCCCGCGCCATCGACGAGGCCGAACGGGTGATGTACGCGGCGCTGTCGCGGGGCCTCAGCTTCAAGCTGACGATGGGCAACATCGTCCTCCTCGTGCCGCCGCTGACGGTTTCGTACGAGGAATTGGATCGGGCGCTGGATATTCTGGAGGCATGTTTTGGGGATACGCCTTTCCTGTCATCCCGGACTTGATCCGGGATCCACACGAATGGTAAAAACGGTGGGGGAATGGGGTGAGAAACGCCGGGTTACGGCTCCTGGGGGAGCCTAACCCGGCCTACGTCTTGGCCGTCATCCCCAACTTGATTGGGGATCCACATGTTTGGCTATACGATTGGGTTGACAAACGCCGGGTTACGGCTCCTGGGGGAGCCTAACCCGGCCTACGGGTTTGCTTCATATGTAATCTGCAATTTCCAATGACCTTAACCCATACCGAGCGCGCGCTGCGCGTATTTCCCGCCGGCTCGAACGGCGAGTTTAACATCCCGGATGGGATGGGCATCGTGATCGACCGGGGGGAGGGGTGTTCGTTGTGGGACACCGAGGGCCGGCATTTTTACGACTTCTCGATGGGATGGGGCTCCGCGCTGGTGGGGCACGCCCGTCCGGAGGTGGTCGAGGCCGTAGTGAGGCAGGCAGCGCGGGGGTCGAACTTCGCCTATGTGACCGAGGCGTCGCTCGAATTGGGGGAAGAGCTGGTGCGGCTGAGTCCGGCCTGCGACCAGATCCGCTTCTGCGCCTCGGGCACCGAGGCGACGATGTACATCCTGCGCCTCGCGCGGGCGTTTACCGGGAGGAAAAAGATCCTCAAGTTCGAAGGAGCCTACCACGGTGCGAACGACGTGGGGGTGACGAGCCTCTTCCCGCAGAAATTACAGGCGTTCCCCACGCCCGAGCCCTCGTCTGCCGGCGTCGACCATGCCGTTCAGGACCACGTGCTCATCGCCCCGTACAACGATCTGGCTACCACCGAGCGCCTCATCGACGCGTATGCCGGCGAACTGGCAGGCGTCATCGTCGAGCCCCTGCACCGCTGCCTGCCGCCGGCGGCGGGGTTTCTGCAGGGCCTCCGCGACGCCACCCAGCGCTACGGCATTCCGCTCCTCTTCGATGAAGTGGTGACTGGTTTTCGCTTCGCCTACGGCGGGGCGCAGGAATATTACGGAGTCGTGCCCGACCTCGTGGCGTACGGCAAGGCCCTCGGCGGCGGCTACCCGATAGGGGCCTACGGCGGGCGGGCGGACATCATGGCGCTGGTGCGCGAGGATGGGCTGGGGTACTCCGACCGCTACGTGTGGACGGCGTCGACCCTCGGCGGGAATCCGATTTCCACGACGGCGGCCTCAGCGGCGCTCGAGGTGTTCCGGGCGGATGGCGGGGTGTACCCCGAATTACATCGCATGGGCGTCTACCTCCGCGCCGGCATGCGGCGGGTGCTCGAAACCCGCGGCATCCCGGGCCAGATCATCGGCGACGGGCCGCTTGCTCAGGTGGTGTTTACGGCCGAGACCGAGCCGGTGCGGGATTACCGCGCCACCCGCCGTGGCGACTCGGCCCGGAGCCGCGCGACCATGCTGGGTCTTTTCGAACGCGGTATTTTCCTGAATCCTATGGGGACGAAGCTGTACCTTTCCATCGCGCACGACGAAGCGGTCTGCGACGCGTTTCTCGACCGGTTTGACGATACGGTTGGGGCGTTAACGCGTTGAACGCTGTTACTCATTTTGCCTTTTCCATTTTGCCTTTTGCCTTACTTGTCGCCGGGTTACGCGCCGATGACCCGGATGGGGGTTATGCCATGTTGATCGTGGGTGACGGCGCATTTTGCCTTTTCCCTTTTGCCTTACGTTGCGCCGGGTTACGCGCCGATGACCCGGATGGGGTTTATGCCATGTTGATCGTGGGTGGCGGGTTATCGGCGCTAACCCGGCCTACGGGCTCCACTTTTCATTTTTCACTTTGCATTTTTCACTTCTCGATATCGCCAACGCCACCGTCTTTCGTGGCCGCAACCGGGTATTCGACCGGTTGTCGCTCCGCCTTGAGGCCGGCGTGAACGCGGCGATCCTGGGGCCGAATGGGGCAGGGAAATCGACCCTCTTAAAGCTCCTCTGCCGGGACATCCACGCCGTTTACGCCGAGGACAGCTATGTGCGGGTGCTGGGGAAGGACCGCTGGAACGTGTGGGAGCTGCGGGGGCTGCTGGGGGTGGTTTCCAATGATCTGCAGCTGGACTACACCGGCCACGCCCGGGGCGAGCAGATCGTGTTGTCCGGGTACTACGCGAGCATCGATACGTGGCCGCACCAGACCTTCTCCCCCGAGCAAAAGGACGCCGCGGCCCGGGTCATGGTCGACCTCGGGATCGAACACCTCCGCCGCCGGCCCTTCGCCGCAATGTCCACCGGCGAGCAGCGGCGGTTTCTGCTGGCCCGGGCGCTCGTCAACGATCCCCAGACCCTCATCCTGGACGAGCCCACCAGTGGGCTGGACCTGAACGCCTGCTTCCAGTATCTCCAGACGATCCGCTCCCTCATGCACGCCGGCCGCACCATCGTCCTCGTCACCCATCACATCCACGAAATCCCCCCGGAGATCGACGACGTGATCCTCATAAAAGCCGGCGCCGTCTTCGCCCGCGGCCCCAAAGCCGACGTGCTCACCGGCCCCACTCTCAGCGCCCTCTACGAAACCCCGGTGACCCTGCTGGAGGCGAACGGGTATTATCAGGCGGTACCCGGCTGAGATTTGAAAGTGAAAAGTGAAAAATGCAAAAGGTCAAATCGAAGCCCGTAGGCCGGGTTAGCGCCGATATCCCGCCACAAACGACCATCATGGCAAAGCCCCCATCCGGGTCATCGCCGCGTAACCCGGCGCCACGTAAGGCAAAAGGCAAAGTGAAGAAGGCAAAATGCGCCGCCACCCACGCACAACAGGGCAACATCCCCATCCGGGTCATCGCCGCGTAACCCGGCGCCACGTAAGGCAAAAGGCAAAGTGAAAAAGGCAAAATGCGCCGCCACCCACGCACAACAGGGCAAAGCCCCCATCCGGGTCATCGCCGCGTAACCCGGCG includes these proteins:
- a CDS encoding 2-aminoethylphosphonate--pyruvate transaminase, which produces MPTSNTPEKGRDERGKLLFTPGPLTTSRTVKDAMRVDLGSRDATFLEVVRSIRRRLLAIDGLSQEAGYEAVLVQGSGTFGLESVVGSVVPATGKLLVVVNGAYGARIAHMARVLKIATEEQTCAENETPDLADLERRLTADPSITHVFVVQCETTTGILNPTREIGEIVKRHGKVYCVDAMSSFGAIPAQMAASHVDFLVSSANKCIEGVPGFAFVLARREALLAIAGNARSLSLDLLAQWKGLEQNGQFRFTPPTHALLAFHQALVELEAEGGAAARGARYANNHRVLAEEMGRLGFTPYLPADRQSFIITSYYYPEDPQFDFEAFYSRLSDLDYVIYPGKLSKADCFRIGNIGQIFPDDIRGLAAAIAETLEAMGVAALAR
- a CDS encoding aldehyde dehydrogenase family protein; protein product: MSDTATAILELPAYIAGDAVHTGRTATVRYPYTGEVVGTAALIGPAEVEHMITRTLKGGEPLTRFQRYEILNNARELLKARTEEFAQSIRRESGLCMKETYYEVGRAQDVLQFAAMEALRDDGQVFSCDITPLGKPRKIFTLREPLRLIFGITPFNHPLNQVAHKIAPAIAAGAPILLKPSEKTPLTALKFAELLYEAGVPGWMLSVFVGTIEEVVEPMIRDERIELVTFTGGTAVGKRIASIAGYKKLCLELGGNSPLIILDDADLDLAVSLAAEGSYRNSGQRCTAVKRILVQDGILEAFTKAFVEKSRSYIAGDPADPKTVVGTVIDEAAAKTLERRVHQAVAEGARVLLGGKRTGALLEPTVIADVPRTTEMVCKESFGPLAPILSVRDIDDAIALANSSDFGLSTGIVTSNLDHALKAVKGIRTGTVNVNQVPGYRIELSPFGGVKDSGLGVKEGVQESIKYMTTVKTFSLPW
- a CDS encoding aspartate aminotransferase family protein, with the translated sequence MGDTHDELRSEGDLNLSPHRQDWQRVHNDAETARLLAEDAKYFLHQSLSTPCLNVLEACEGSYLIDRQGRRILDFHGNWVHQVGFRHPRVMQAIVDQLQTLPFCTRRYTNEVAVRLAKKLTELAPGDLNKVLFAPGGAEAMSMALKLARSVTGRHKTISMWDAFHGATLDAISIGGEAIFRKDIGPLMPGTEHVPPPNPADCPWDCGGTCRLKCADYIDYVLAKEGDVAAVIAETVRSTPYIPPVAYWQKVRAACDRHGALLILDEIPHALGRTGKMFTVEHYGIVPDMLVIGKGLGGAVFPLAALLTRERFDVAGERALGHFTHEKNPVACAAALATIEVIEEEGLLEQSRLKGNYALERLLAMRERYPLIGDVRGLGLMLGVDLVRPDGSRAIDEAERVMYAALSRGLSFKLTMGNIVLLVPPLTVSYEELDRALDILEACFGDTPFLSSRT
- a CDS encoding ATP-binding cassette domain-containing protein, with the protein product MHFSLLDIANATVFRGRNRVFDRLSLRLEAGVNAAILGPNGAGKSTLLKLLCRDIHAVYAEDSYVRVLGKDRWNVWELRGLLGVVSNDLQLDYTGHARGEQIVLSGYYASIDTWPHQTFSPEQKDAAARVMVDLGIEHLRRRPFAAMSTGEQRRFLLARALVNDPQTLILDEPTSGLDLNACFQYLQTIRSLMHAGRTIVLVTHHIHEIPPEIDDVILIKAGAVFARGPKADVLTGPTLSALYETPVTLLEANGYYQAVPG
- a CDS encoding aspartate aminotransferase family protein is translated as MTLTHTERALRVFPAGSNGEFNIPDGMGIVIDRGEGCSLWDTEGRHFYDFSMGWGSALVGHARPEVVEAVVRQAARGSNFAYVTEASLELGEELVRLSPACDQIRFCASGTEATMYILRLARAFTGRKKILKFEGAYHGANDVGVTSLFPQKLQAFPTPEPSSAGVDHAVQDHVLIAPYNDLATTERLIDAYAGELAGVIVEPLHRCLPPAAGFLQGLRDATQRYGIPLLFDEVVTGFRFAYGGAQEYYGVVPDLVAYGKALGGGYPIGAYGGRADIMALVREDGLGYSDRYVWTASTLGGNPISTTAASAALEVFRADGGVYPELHRMGVYLRAGMRRVLETRGIPGQIIGDGPLAQVVFTAETEPVRDYRATRRGDSARSRATMLGLFERGIFLNPMGTKLYLSIAHDEAVCDAFLDRFDDTVGALTR